The Macaca fascicularis isolate 582-1 chromosome 1, T2T-MFA8v1.1 genome includes a window with the following:
- the RBBP5 gene encoding retinoblastoma-binding protein 5 isoform X6: MQKLQDLVNRTPWKKCCFSGDGEYIVAGSARQHALYIWEKSIGNLVKILHGTRGELLLDVAWHPVRPIIASISSGVVSIWAQNQVENWSAFAPDFKELDENVEYEERESEFDIEDEDKSEPEQTGADAAEDEEVDVTSVDPIAAFCSSDEELEDSKALLYLPIAPEVEDPEENPYGPPPDAVQTSLMDEGASSEKKRQSSADGSQPPKKKPKTTNIELQGVPNDEVHPLLGVKGDGKSKKKQAGRPKGSKGKEKDSPFKPKLYKGDRGLPLEGSAKGKVQAELSQPLTAGGAISELL, from the exons ATGCAGAAATTGCAGGATTTGGTGAATAG GACCCCATGGAAGAAATGTTGTTTCTCTGGGGATGGGGAATACATCGTGGCAGGTTCTGCGCGACAGCACGCCCTGTACATCTGGGAGAAGAGCATTGGCAACCTGGTGAAAATTCTCCATGGGACGAGAGGAGAACTCCTCTTGGATGTAGCT TGGCATCCTGTTCGACCCATCATAGCATCCATCTCCAGTGGAGTGGTATCTATCTGGGCACAGAATCAAGTA GAAAACTGGAGTGCATTTGCACCAGACTTCAAAGAATTGGATGAAAATGTAGAATATGAAGAAAGGGAATCAGAGTTTGATATTGAAGATGAAGATAAGAGTGAGCCTGAGCAGACAG GGGCTGATGCTGCGGAAGATGAGGAAGTGGATGTCACCAGTGTGGACCCTATCGCTGCCTTCTGTAGCAG TGATGAAGAGCTGGAAGATTCAAAGGCTCTATTGTATTTACCCATTGCCCCTGAGGTAGAAGACCCAGAAGAAAATCCTTACGGCCCCCCACCGGATGCAGTCCAAACCTCCTTGATGGATGAAGGGGCTAGTTCAGAGAAGAAGAGGCAGTCCTCAGCAGATGGGTCCCAGCCACCTAAGAAGAAGCCCAAAACAACCAATATAGAACTTCAAGGAGTACCAAATGATG AAGTCCATCCACTACTGGGTGTGAAGGGGGATGGCAAATCCAAGAAGAAGCAAGCAGGCCGGCCTAAAGGATCAAAAGGTAAAGAGAAAGATTCTCCATTTAAACCGAAACTCTACAAAGGGGACAGAGGTTTACCTCTGGAAGGATCAGCGAAGGGTAAAGTGCAGGCGGAACTCAGCCAGCCCTTGACAG